From a region of the Salvelinus namaycush isolate Seneca chromosome 40, SaNama_1.0, whole genome shotgun sequence genome:
- the LOC120033273 gene encoding putative potassium channel regulatory protein: MSAQDLITFNIGGKKFTTTLSTLRRHQDSRIARILDGKDTDFKVISGQVFVDRDWTFFKYILDYMRTGQITLPAEFSDYNGLAQEAQFYGLHPLALWVERNIHRSRVEVLELRFSVQDTHGFFQIFCSNNKTLEALATRISIFVEHPNLNGNFPHLPQNSSTPHPVPVQRPSHHDMVFQCGTDQLATDDFSARFVTIEPDDRKLLNSTNVLGLLVDTLLKDGFRLIDTRTVSQEEKIECYMFERSRNTQIVVLSETPRAEHLRREDTQSQLGEGKKK; encoded by the exons ATGAGTGCCCAGGACTTAATAACATTCAATATTGGAGGTAAAAAATTCACCACTACTCTGTCAACTCTCAGAAGACACCAAGACTCAAGAATAGCTAGGATCCTGGATGGCAAAGACACAGATTTTAAAGTTATCAGTGGACAAGTTTTTGTAGATAGAGATTGGACTTTCTTTAAATACATCCTGGATTATATGAGGACAGGTCAAATCACCTTGCCAGCAGAATTCTCTGACTACAATGGCTTGGCTCAAGAAGCACAGTTCTACGGTTTGCATCCATTGGCACTTTGGGTTGAGAGGAACATCCATCGATCCAGAGTTGAGGTTCTAGAGTTGCGCTTCTCTGTCCAGGATACTCACGGATTCTTCCAAATATTCTGCTCCAACAACAAAACTCTGGAGGCTTTGGCGACAAGGATATCCATTTTCGTGGAACATCCAAATCTGAATGGAAATTTCCCACACCTGCCTCAGAACTCCAGCACACCTCATCCTGTACCGGTCCAGAGACCCTCTCACCACGACATGGTGTTCCAATGTGGGACTGACCAACTAGCCACGGACGACTTCTCTGCCAG GTTTGTAACTATTGAGCCAGATGACAGAAAGCTTCTCAACAGCACCAACGTCCTGGGCCTGCTGGTAGACACCCTTCTGAAGGATGGGTTTCGCCTGATCGACACAAGGACAGTTTCCCAAGAGGAGAAGATTGAATGCTACATGTTTGAAAGGAGCAGGAATACCCAGATCGTTGTACTGAGTGAAACCCCCAGGGCAGAACATCTCAGAAGAGAGGACACACAGAGCCAGCTTGGTGAAGGAAAGAAAAAGTGA